The Phaseolus vulgaris cultivar G19833 chromosome 5, P. vulgaris v2.0, whole genome shotgun sequence genomic interval ATTGTCATTGTATCATCTTTTAGTAGTAGCACAACATCCAACTAGTCATCTAACATTAACAACAATTATgaagtaataaattatgttataattatttgCATATAATGTCATCATCAACAAATTTGGAAAATCTaaagatataaataaaaaaaaattcttcttttaaaagattcaAAATCTAATAGTCGCATATGCATAAAATAATCATATGTGAAACAAGAACCTTGAACAGAGGTCGAGAGAAATGAAAGATCTAACAAAGTCTTTGAAAGAATTTGTTTTCGTATATTGAGGTTCATAGTAAAGAATTATTTATACACACCAAAAATGGTATTTAACCCCTAATTAAGTTGAATCATTCCAATGCAATTAGTGTTTGTCAAAATGCCAAAtagttttcttttctaaaataaGAGTAACAAACCCTAAAACACCGTTACTAAGTTTTATACATAGTTGGTGTTAGTGTAATTAGTGTTTTCTTAAAATGTCAAATAATTGTATCTTCTAAAATAAGAGGAATGTATGTAGAACAGAGATACTATGTTATATATAGTTGCTTGCACACGTCTTAAGCAagtgtaaaaattagatttttttttatttttatcttactATTACCTGCTCATAACAAAAAGATTTacataaatagttttttttttatttgtatttcaaataattaatatcGTGTGTGATATTTTTGTatctatattaattttattctctCCAAAATTTAGGAGGAAAGAAGTGTATTGAAGTTGTTTTATTGTAAACCAAAATTTTTCACAATTTAACAATAGGTTTCACAACATCAAACTAATTAGTTTTTTAACTTGTGGTTGACAAGGAATTTCCTAAATTTattgaatataattattttttcagataatacaaattttagatgtaaaaaaattatattttttttaataacatttaatgTTTGGAAGCGttttctaaaacaaaaattaatgtttGGAAGCGTTCTTCTACAAAAATTAAAGTAATGAAAATACAGTAAAAGAAAATTCTTTATTTGCGGGTGATGGTTTTTTAATAAGGGTTAGGACACTCCTAAAGTGTTCcgttttattcattttattctttgtcaaaaaaaaaagtaaaagaaaattattaaatacaaattaattttagagacaaaaaataattagttgttttattgacaaaattaaatactatttaagatactaatttttttaatatctaaattagtttttattattgataaatttttttttattattgataaaaaatttgataaattttttttaaattaatatctaatttgaTAAATAGTCTAGAGTGTCTATTTATAAAATGGAAAATTAAATTTCGAATgccaattaaaaatttaaagaaattatttaccACAGCAACATAATTTTAGTATTAATTAggctaaaattaaaatttgggGATGAATTAATTTAGATGAAATTAAAAGTTAAAGCGTTTATTTGTAAAAAAGGTAGggtttaaatattaattaagatgAAAGTAgacttataaaaaataaatcatataattAGTAAATAACTTATTTCTTAATTACGTAGTTAGATGCTTAATCTCTATTCTATgcatatgaaaataatattagtcAAAAGAGGTTAATCTTTTAAATAGATgtcaatgttttaaaaaaaatagttcaacACTCTTCTTTGACCAACCAATATCGTAATTAAAAAGTTGACCTTCAAACTGTTGTAgtcattaataaataattaaaatatattatatgatttaacaattgaatttataaacaataacttctaaagaaattttattttattgttatattatgTTTCATATTCACAAATTATTGTCGTGTACTGAAGATTCAACATTGATGTTATTTTCAAACTACATTACTAACCTACTTTTTTGAGAACAATTTACTAATATAATTGCATGTGACAATTAACctaatttttaaagaaaaattaactaatttaatgttaaacattttttattagtaCTAATTAAACTTAAATGGAGTAAcgaatataattttaatttattataccatgcatattgttatatttaattataaataaaaggtcaatgttcttaaaattatttgcaaaaatttaaataggttcttaacatttttttaaaaattaaattagatgaAGCATTTAAAGAATAGACTCCTCCAATCAATAAATTAAACCAAAATTGTTCACAATCccaataattacaaatttatatttattatttttaattcacgTTGACATTAAATAGTTACACAAACTAATCCATTATTCTTTCTCATAAATTAtagataattttgtttttgaagtaagcacatcttattttattagtttaacAACCATGTTCATACTTATTAAAGAAACCCTTCCAACACGTATCAAGTTTGACTCATAATTGCATTTAAACTATAATATTGAGACAAAATTGGTTATTTTTCCTTGATCATAGCCAAATTACACTTTCCcatttcatcattttttttgtttttatgtcATAATCAGTGTAGTCTCAATCTGtcagaaaaatttgaaaaaaataaataaaaaatgatcaAGTGTTTGGATCACCCAATCCAAGACTTATGCTTTCAACATTTATCAATATCTTAATCAAACATGCTGCATTGCCATTTGTAAATTTTACAAAACACACATGGAGCTCCAAAATTGTTTTAAGTTTCTCAGAGGTACCAATATTGAATGTTGACCATGATtatgctttaaaatatttaattatattaaaaaaattgaagtttaACTCAATATTATAAGATcgatttataaaataagatcCAAATATACTATTTATCCTCATGCTAATATGAGTTAATTCATGTGttagactatatatttatgagtgattcgattatattattaaaaaataaattttaaggttAACTCAAACCTTACACAACCTCCTTATATACGCTACAAGAAAATCActatataaaaatcaattttaaagataaaaaataattagtcactatattaactaaattatatactattttagagactaaaaaaattattagtatctaaattaatttatattattaataaaatttataaactagtttttaaattgatatctaattagatactgAGATTTTAGCTTCCAACTTTCAAATCTAAAGTAtttagtagctaaaatcttagtaattaattagatatcaatttaaaaactaatttataaattttatgaataataaaagttattttatataccaatacttttgtagtctctaaattaatatGGAATCTAGTTAATATAgttagtaattatttttttgtctctcaaattagtttttatttaatgatttttttatagtgataAAGTGATGTTCGCATCTTATGAATTATCTTTATCTCTAGTCGCCTTCTCGACTCTTGGCATCTCGAACAAACTATttctatacttttttttttgaagCTTTGTTCATGAGCTATAAACACCAGCCCTGTGGTATTGATTTTTCAACGTGAGAAATTTCTATTCTATCTGGCCCAGCCTCACAAATGCACGCGCTTCCTAATAGGAACCAAGCTATATGAAAATGGTCAAAAACTTTATGCTACAAGCATCTACTTTAACCAGATTCTCAGAACATGAAAATGAGCATGATATATTAATTCAAACGTTTGACAAAATTGACCATGCATAGCTTCCAAATCTAGCCCTCTGAAGCACTCCTTGCAGAATTGTGCTGATACACAGTGGTGATTGCAGCAAAAGAACAATGATCTATCAATGGTTGTTCATCATCAAATTGGTGTACCTTGTTTGCTTTGTTGCTGGTCAGAACAGTAGCAACTCACAACCACTTGATTATAGATATGCTTGTTTGGACCAATCTTCTGTTCCTCCCTCTGCTGCTTACAAAACCAACATCAACAATTTGTTCACTTCCCTCTCATCTGATTCTGCTACCAGCAATGGTTTTGGGAATGGAACTTCAGGTATTGATCAAGACATGGTTTATGGACTCTACCTTTGCCGTGGTGATGTGAACACCAGCCTTTGCCACTCATGTGTTCAAAACTCTAGCATCTTGGTCATGCAGCACTGCCCCAACAATGCCTCAGCTATTTTATGGTACCCCTTTTGTCTTGTGAGGTACTCAAACCAGAATTTCTTTGGCAACCTCACCATTCGGCCAAGGATTCCTATGTTTGATGCCACACAGAATTTCACCAGTGCTGGAGAATATGACAGTGATGCTCAGGTTCTGATGAATGGTTTGATACAAATAGGGTCAGAGGCACCCTTGATGTTTGGGACACATATGTTCAACATAAATGGCACTCAAAGAAGGTATGGTTGGGTGCAGTGCAGCAGAGATATTACACCTGAGGAATGCAGAACATGTTTGAGCAACATGCTTGAGGATGTTGAAAATTGTTGTCAGGAAAAGAAGGTGTGGCGTGTCTTTTCTCCAAGTTGTATTGTGATGTATGAAACTCAACCTTTCTTCTCGAATGGTACTGATTCTGCTCCAGCACCTCAGCAAGGTATGAGTTCAGTCTTTTTCACCTTCATTCTAGTGCCAATTTTCTATGGTTTATAGGATTAGTGAAAATTCATTCCCCTAAACTTGAATTGATGgttaaaatattgttattaacATCTTTTGTTGAAGCTTATCTTGTCACAGATTTTTATTTCCACTTCTCACCATTTTACACAAATGAATCTTGCTATTTTCTCTAGATAATGAAGCCACAGATGGGAATAGCAGAAGGTGGTGGGTTATAGTAATCATTGCTGTAGCTGGAACTGTAGCACTAGCTCTATTGGCTATCAGCATATACTACTGCTACttgaaaaggaaaaaaggtAAGCAAGCATAAAGAGCATTGGATAAACATGTTCAGAAGCACTTTTAGGAGAAGAAAATAGATAGAAGAAAAAATGAGATAAAGCTTTtccataaactaaaattagtaAACTAATTTGTAAAAGTTTTCTCATGTTAAGTACTCCAAAAGTTGATGTTGAACTTTTATATAAGctaattttagtttatggaAAATTTAATTtcctattttctgtttttacAAGTGTTTCTAGAAAAAAGAATTATCCAATCATATCATAACTCTAAAAAGTTCTGAAAGCCAAGGCTATGTTTATGTCTGATAATTTCATTTTTGCAGATAAACAAAGTATACAAGAGGAGGGactaaattcaattttttctcAAGAACAAACAGATAGGGAGGAGAGTATGAACACTGACTTTCCTATGATGCCTCTGAGTACTATTCTAAAATGTACAAACAACTTTTCTGAGGAACAAAAACTGGGGAAAGGTGGATTTGGACCTGTCTATAAGGTACATAACATTTACTTGTTTGATTTCTCCCCTTGCAACATTCTTACttagaaatttgaaaaatgttCTAGGGTACATTACCAGATGGAAGACAAATTGCTGTTAAAAGGCTTTCAAAAACTTCAGTTCAAGGTGGTGAGGAATTCAAGAATGAAATCATATTGATTGCAAAATTGCAGCATCGCAACCTTGTGAGACTGTTGGCTGGCTGTGTTGAGCAAAATGAAAAGCTGCTAGTCTATGAATACATGCCAAATTCAAGCCTTGATTTCCACCTATTTGGTATGACTCCAAAACAATGCTCAAGATCTTAATAAATATACTTAGATATGAACTTCTCTGAGTTTGATTACATATAATAGAAGTTAGTTCATGCACACAGTATTTTGCTACCTAGTTCATATTTGCTATGGATATAGTTATATTTCTTACTTAGAATGAAATGTTTATGAATATAGTGATCATATTTCTTAGAATTGCATTGTTTTGCTGTCAGATACCAACAAGGGTGTCCATCTGAATTGGATAAACCGATTAAACATTATAAATGGGATTGCTAAAGGGCTTCTATATCTACATGAAGACTCAAGACTGAGGGTTATTCACAGAGACCTGAAAGCTAGCAACATTCTTCTAGATCATGAAATGAATCCCAAAATCTCAGACTTTGGATTGGCAAGAACATTTGGAGGAGACCAGAAGCAGGCAAACACAATTAGAGTTGTTGGAACTTAGTATGAaccattttctttctttcaattgTGCACCAAATTCTTCACATTAATATGTAACTATGAATTGCCATATAGCATCACATCTTATTTTCCAGCCTTTTTCTCTTGCTGAATTTACTTGCAACATGAGATTGATAAAGTTTACTGTTACATTGATTTGAGCAGTGGATACATGGCTCCAGAGTATGCTATGGAAGGTTTGTTTTCAGTGAAGTCAGATGTTTTCAGCTTTGGTGTTCTTTTGTTAGAGATCATCAGTGGAAAAAGGAACAGTAAATTCTATCTGTCAGACCAAGGCCAAAGTCTTCTCGTATATGTATGTTTCCAAACTTATGTTTAGGTTTAAATATTCTTGCATCCTATCTATTTATCACCTTGGTATCATCTCGTATAGGTATGTTTAGGTTGAGTTgggtttaaagtccactttttaatatgatatcagagtcatttagag includes:
- the LOC137834696 gene encoding cysteine-rich receptor-like protein kinase 10; translated protein: MIYQWLFIIKLVYLVCFVAGQNSSNSQPLDYRYACLDQSSVPPSAAYKTNINNLFTSLSSDSATSNGFGNGTSGIDQDMVYGLYLCRGDVNTSLCHSCVQNSSILVMQHCPNNASAILWYPFCLVRYSNQNFFGNLTIRPRIPMFDATQNFTSAGEYDSDAQVLMNGLIQIGSEAPLMFGTHMFNINGTQRRYGWVQCSRDITPEECRTCLSNMLEDVENCCQEKKVWRVFSPSCIVMYETQPFFSNGTDSAPAPQQDNEATDGNSRRWWVIVIIAVAGTVALALLAISIYYCYLKRKKDKQSIQEEGLNSIFSQEQTDREESMNTDFPMMPLSTILKCTNNFSEEQKLGKGGFGPVYKGTLPDGRQIAVKRLSKTSVQGGEEFKNEIILIAKLQHRNLVRLLAGCVEQNEKLLVYEYMPNSSLDFHLFDTNKGVHLNWINRLNIINGIAKGLLYLHEDSRLRVIHRDLKASNILLDHEMNPKISDFGLARTFGGDQKQANTIRVVGTYGYMAPEYAMEGLFSVKSDVFSFGVLLLEIISGKRNSKFYLSDQGQSLLVYAWNLWCESKGLELMDPSIEKSSVHSEVVKCMQIGLLCVQEDAADRPTMSSVVHMLASDTMSLPNPTRPAFSVGRTVIEQESSSNTSMQYSVNEVTVSEVIPR